From a region of the Phaseolus vulgaris cultivar G19833 chromosome 6, P. vulgaris v2.0, whole genome shotgun sequence genome:
- the LOC137831922 gene encoding dof zinc finger protein DOF2.5-like, whose amino-acid sequence MEEIGPNSCAQASLEKKARPQEQLNCPRCSSTNTKFCYYNNYSLTQPRYFCKTCRRYWTEGGSLRNVPVGGGSRKNKKATSSKVPDLNPPSLSSVSAISSQNPKMQGVHDLNLAFPAAMDKYHGMSPYGEMPKLEIGGENNTGHHHSPSSLSPPYGMVSRGLNPYAPNPFMTSSDSLYTPNYPMQEIKPNLSFSVDGFGNRSHGVQENGGGGRLLFPFGDIKHLSAGVEVEHNKEQGNNPTGYWTGIIGEGSSW is encoded by the coding sequence ATGGAAGAAATAGGTCCCAATTCATGCGCACAGGCATCGTTAGAGAAGAAAGCAAGACCACAAGAGCAGTTGAATTGTCCAAGGTGCAGTTCAACCAACACAAAGTTCTGTTATTACAACAATTACAGCCTCACACAACCAAGATACTTCTGCAAGACTTGTAGAAGGTATTGGACAGAAGGTGGTTCTCTCAGAAACGTTCCCGTTGGAGGTGGCTCCAGGAAGAACAAGAAGGCCACCTCATCAAAGGTTCCTGACTTGAATCCACCAAGCCTCTCATCAGTCTCGGCTATTTCTTCCCAAAACCCTAAAATGCAAGGAGTCCATGACCTTAATTTGGCTTTTCCTGCAGCTATGGACAAGTATCATGGCATGTCTCCATATGGTGAGATGCCAAAACTTGAAATTGGTGGTGAGAATAATACTGGTCACCACCATAGCCCTTCTTCTCTTTCACCACCTTATGGCATGGTGTCCAGGGGTTTGAATCCTTATGCTCCTAATCCCTTCATGACAAGCTCAGATTCACTTTACACACCCAACTATCCCATGCAAGAAATTAAACCAAACCTTAGCTTTTCAGTTGATGGGTTTGGAAATAGATCACATGGGGTTCAAGAGAACGGTGGTGGCGGGAGGCTTTTGTTCCCTTTCGGAGACATCAAGCACCTTTCTGCAGGTGTTGAAGTGGAACACAATAAAGAACAAGGAAATAATCCAACTGGATACTGGACTGGAATCATCGGTGAAGGGTCATCATGGTAA
- the LOC137831921 gene encoding protein LEAD-SENSITIVE 1-like translates to MGLISNKVERYEIKPGDHIYTYRAVFTYSHHGIFVGGSKVVHFRPERNLKSIAETSSNLDDPTSNPCPTFPDCGFRQLNSGVVLSCLDCFLRNGSLYCFEYEVSSSVFLTRIRGGTCTTASSDPSETVIHRAMYLLQNGFGNYDVFQNNCEDFALYCKTGLLIQDSQGVGRSGQASSIIGAPLAAMISSPLKLLMPSPVGVATVTAGMYCMSRYATDIGVRSDVIKVPVEDLAVNLGWNGPQEEVAENETSDRQITTT, encoded by the exons ATGGGTCTGATTTCTAACAAGGTGGAGAGATATGAGATCAAGCCTGGCGACCACATCTACACCTACAGAGCTGTTTTCACTTATTCTCATCATG GCATTTTTGTTGGGGGAAGCAAGGTTGTACATTTCAGACCTGAAAGAAACTTAAAGTCAATTGCTGAGACATCATCAAACTTGGATGATCCAACATCCAACCCATGTCCAACCTTTCCTGACTGTGGATTCAGACAGCTAAACAGTGGCGTAGTTCTTTCTTGCTTGGATTGCTTCCTTCGAAATGGATCTCTTTACTGTTTTGAATATGAAGTTTCATCATCTGTTTTCCTCACCAGAATAAGGGGTGGCACATGCACTACTGCATCATCCGACCCATCAGAGACTGTTATCCATCGAGCAATGTATCTTCTTCAAAACGGCTTTGGTAATTATGATGTTTTTCAGAACAATTGTGAGGATTTTGCCCTGTACTGCAAAACAGGTCTTTTGATACAAGACAGTCAAGGGGTTGGAAGAAGTGGCCAAGCTTCTTCTATCATTGGTGCCCCATTGGCTGCAATGATTTCTTCTCCCCTCAAGTTGTTAATGCCAAGTCCTGTTGGTGTTGCTACTGTAACAGCAGGAATGTACTGCATGAGCAGATATGCAACTGACATTGGTGTCAGAAGTGATGTGATTAAGGTTCCAGTCGAAGATTTGGCTGTAAACCTTGGATGGAATGGTCCTCAGGAGGAGGTCGCTGAAAATGAAACTTCAGACAGACAGATTACTACCACATGA
- the LOC137831923 gene encoding bifunctional fucokinase/fucose pyrophosphorylase, translated as MERERGKRWWRVKQKEDLVSLLRKSWYHLRLSIRHPSRVPTWDAIVLTAASPEQAQLYNWQLERAKRMGRISSTTVTLAVPDPLGCRIGSGAATLNAIHALALHYRHSISPTNGNGSDDAVSVLEKKHILLLHAGGDSKRVPWANPMGKVFLPLPYLAADDPDGPVPLLFDHILAIASCARQAFGNEGGMLTMTGDVLPCFDASLVSLPMDTSCIITVPITLDVAANHGVIVAAETEHSTQNYSVSLVDNLLQKPSVDELVKSKAILADGRTLLDTGIITVRGKAWLELVTLASSCQQMISELLKSKHEMSLYEDLVAAWVPAKHEWLRKRPLGEELVNKLGNRKMFSYCAYDLLFLHFGTSNEVLDHLSGFGSELVGRRHLCSIPATTASDITASAIILSSKIAPGVSIGEDSLIYDSSISGEIHIGSLCIAVGVNIPLDNNSIKFMLPDRHCLWEVPLIGNRERVLVYCGLHDNPKSSLSKDGTFCGKPWKKILHDLGIEESDLWGSAGPDEKYLWNSKIFPILPYVQMMKVAMWLMGLANEKCESMLTLWRYSRRISLEELHRSIDFSTICIDSSNHQADLAAGIANACISYGMLGRNLSQLCKEILQKEGSGIETCKDFLAMCPIVREQNSNILPKSRAYQVQVDLLRACNEEETACELEPKVWAAVANETASAVRYGFKEHLSESPGSHSGQEFQNNNHNSCIHRSFHPRKVKVELPVRVDFVGGWSDTPPWSIERAGCVLNMAISLEGSSPIGTIIETTKTEGILITDDADNQLFVEDYTSICAPFDGDDPFRLVKSALLVTGIIHDNILVDMGMHIKTWANVPRGSGLGTSSILAATVVKCLLQIIDGDDSTENVARLVLVLEQLMGTGGGWQDQIGGLYPGIKCTSSFPGIPLRLQVFPLLASPQLISELQQRLLVVFTGQVRLAHKVLQKVVIRYLRRDNLLVSSIKRLVELAKIGREALMNCDLDELGDIMLEAWRLHQELDPYCSNEYVDSLFSFASPYCCGYKLVGAGGGGFALLLAKDIQCAKELRHRLEHEKHFDVKIYDWQIFL; from the exons ATGGAGAGGGAAAGGGGAAAGAGGTGGTGGAGGGTGAAACAGAAGGAGGACTTGGTTTCCCTTCTGCGGAAATCATGGTACCATTTGAGGTTGTCGATCCGACACCCCTCTCGGGTTCCAACCTGGGATGCCATTGTCCTCACTGCCGCTAGCCCCGAACAAGCTCAATTGTACAATTGGCAACTGGAGCGGGCCAAACGCATGGGTCGGATCTCCTCGACCACCGTCACCCTCGCCGTACCCGACCCTCTCGGCTGCCGGATCGGATCCGGCGCCGCCACTCTCAATGCCATCCACGCCCTCGCCCTCCACTACCGTCACTCAATCTCACCGACAAATGGAAATGGAAGTGACGATGCAGTTTCTGTTTTGGAGAAGAAGCACATACTTTTGCTCCATGCTGGAGGTGATTCAAAACGGGTGCCGTGGGCAAACCCAATGGGGAAGGTGTTCCTGCCACTTCCTTATTTGGCTGCCGATGACCCTGATGGCCCCGTTCCCCTCCTCTTCGACCATATTCTTGCTATTGCTTCTTGTGCAAGACAAGCTTTTGGAAATGAAG GTGGAATGTTAACCATGACTGGTGATGTTCTCCCATGTTTTGATGCATCCCTCGTGTCTCTTCCTATGGACACTTCCTGTATCATCACTGTTCCAATCACCCTTGATGTTGCTGCAAACCATGGAGTCATAGTTGCGGCTGAAACTGAACATTCAACTCAAAATTATTCTGTCAGTTTAGTTGATAATCTCCTGCAGAAACCTTCTGTAGATGAGCTAGTTAAAAGTAAGGCAATTCTAGCTGATGGTAGAACACTTCTTGATACTGGAATAATAACAGTTAGAGGTAAGGCGTGGTTGGAGCTTGTTACACTCGCATCTTCCTGTCAGCAAATGATTTCAGAGCTCCTAAAGAGCAAACATGAG ATGAGTTTATATGAAGATCTGGTTGCTGCCTGGGTACCAGCAAAGCATGAGTGGCTAAGAAAGCGTCCTTTGGGTGAAGAACTAGTCAATAAATTGGGAAACAGGAAGATGTTCAGCTACTGTGCCT ATGATTTGTTGTTCTTGCATTTTGGAACCTCAAATGAAGTTTTAGATCACCTCAGTGGTTTTGGCTCAGAACTGGTTGGTAGAAGGCATCTGTGTTCTATTCCAGCAACCACTGCATCTGACATTACGGCATCTGCTATTATTCTTTCTAGTAAAATTGCACCCGGCGTCTCAATCGGAGAAGATTCTCTCATATATGATTCATCCATTTCTGGTGAAATCCATATTGGCTCCTTATGTATAGCGGTTGGTGTCAATATACCTCTTGACAACAATTCAATCAAGTTCATGCTTCCAGATCGTCATTGTCTTTGGGAGGTTCCATTGATTGGAAATAGGGAGCGAGTTCTAGTATATTGTGGCCTTCATGATAACCCCAAAAGTTCACTCTCTAAAGATGGTACGTTTTGTGGGAAACCTTGGAAGAAAATTTTACATGATTTGGGTATTGAAGAAAGTGACTTATGGGGTTCTGCAGGCCctgatgaaaaatatttatggaattcAAAAATATTCCCCATACTTCCGTATGTTCAAATGATGAAGGTTGCAATGTGGTTGATGGGCTTAGCCAATGAAAAATGTGAATCCATGCTTACTTTGTGGAGATATTCTCGGCGCATCAGTTTGGAAGAATTGCATAGATCTATTGATTTTTCAACAATATGCATAGATTCTAGTAATCACCAAGCTGATCTTGCAGCAGGAATTGCAAATGCTTGCATCAGCTATGGCATGCTGGGGCGCAATTTGTCACAATTATGTAAAGAAATTCTTCAAAAAGAGGGTTCTGGAATTGAAACATGTAAGGATTTCCTAGCTATGTGCCCCATTGTTCGGGAGCAAAACTCTAATATACTTCCCAAAAGTCGGGCATACCAGGTGCAAGTTGAtcttcttcgtgcttgcaatgAAGAAGAGACAGCATGTGAGTTGGAGCCCAAAGTTTGGGCTGCTGTGGCTAATGAAACTGCTTCAGCAGTACGATATGGATTCAAAG AACATTTATCAGAGTCTCCTGGTAGCCATTCCGGTCAGGAATTCCAGAATAACAATCACAATAGCTGCATTCATCGGTCTTTCCATCCTAGAAAGGTTAAAGTAGAATTACCAGTTCGTGTAGATTTTGTTGGGGGTTGGAGTGATACTCCTCCATGGAGCATTGAGCGTGCTGGATGTGTTTTGAATATGGCAATAAGCTTGGAGGGTTCGTCACCAATTGGCACCATCATAGAGACAACTAAAACAGAAGGAATATTAATTACCGATGATGCAGATAACCAGTTGTTTGTTGAAGATTATACATCTATTTGTGCACCATTTGATGGAGACGATCCATTTCGGCTGGTCAAATCTGCATTACTTGTGACTGGAATTATTCATGATAACATTCTTGTAGATATGGGCATGCACATCAAAACATGGGCCAATGTCCCCCGTGGCAGTGGATTGGGTACCTCTAGTATCTTAGCTGCTACAGTGGTGAAATGCCTTCTCCAGATAATTGATGGGGATGACAGCACTGAGAATGTTGCTAGACTTGTTTTGGTGTTGGAGCAACTTATGGGTACAGGAGGTGGTTGGCAGGACCAGATAGGAGGTTTGTACCCTGGGATTAAATGTACTTCAAGCTTTCCAGGAATTCCCTTGAGGCTTCAAGTTTTTCCCCTGTTGGCTTCCCCTCAGTTAATTTCCGAGCTGCAGCAAAGACTTCTTGTGGTATTTACTGGTCAA GTTCGACTTGCACATAAGGTATTGCAGAAGGTGGTTATTAGATATCTTCGCCGTGACAATCTTCTTGTATCAAGTATCAAACGCCTTGTTGAACTAGCAAAGATTGGGAGAGAAGCTTTGATGAACTGTGACTTAGATGAACTTGGTGATATCATGCTAGAAGCTTGGAGATTGCATCAGGAACTTGACCCTTACTGCAGCAACGAGTATGTTGATAGTCTGTTTTCTTTTGCCTCTCCGTACTGCTGTGGCTACAAGCTGGTTGGAGCTGGTGGTGGGGGCTTTGCTCTGTTGCTTGCCAAGGATATACAGTGTGCCAAGGAACTGAGACACAGACTAgaacatgaaaaacattttgacGTGAAAATATATGATTGGCAGATATTCCTATAA
- the LOC137831924 gene encoding calcium-binding protein KIC-like: protein MEINQSAKETVMEEEFEDLLPVMAEKLDVETFVSELCGGFKLLADPETGLISGESLMRNSALLGIDEMSKEEAEAMVRQGDLDGDGKLNETEFCILMLRLSPGIMEEAEAWLHKALQQELTKSST, encoded by the coding sequence ATGGAAATCAACCAATCCGCGAAAGAGACCGTGATGGAAGAAGAGTTCGAGGACTTGCTGCCAGTGATGGCAGAGAAGCTGGATGTGGAGACCTTTGTGTCTGAGTTGTGTGGAGGTTTCAAGCTTCTGGCCGATCCAGAAACGGGTTTGATCAGTGGTGAGAGTTTGATGAGAAATTCAGCTCTATTGGGTATCGATGAGATGAGCAAAGAGGAAGCAGAGGCCATGGTTAGACAAGGTGATCTTGATGGGGATGGGAAGCTCAATGAGACTGAGTTTTGCATTCTTATGCTCAGGCTTAGCCCTGGGATCATGGAAGAAGCCGAGGCCTGGCTTCACAAGGCACTtcaacaagaactcaccaaatccTCAACTTAA